Below is a window of Camelina sativa cultivar DH55 chromosome 11, Cs, whole genome shotgun sequence DNA.
GTAGAGAACATGAGTGGTTTGTCTCAACCGTTGAAGGATGTCAAATTCATGAAGCTGCTGACAGAAACTGGCTCCTCCAGTGACGTAACCCAAGACGTAATCTCTTGCCTAAGAGAACATGCACCAGAGCTTCTCAACATCGTGGCTTGCAGCGAAGTGTTTGACAGCAGCGGAGGTGGTGCAGAGAGAATGTGTCGGGAAATGGGAATACCATTTCTTGGGAAGGTTCCTTTGGATCCACAGCTTTGCAAAGCAGCTGAACAAGGTAAGTCATGCTTTGAGGATAACAAGTCTGTTAGTGCACCCGCGCTTAAAAGCATCATAGAGAAAGTTGTTCCTTCGACAGTGATGACCGagtgaagtagaagaagaagaagaagttaatcATTTTAACACTTTTGGTCAGTTCTGTGAACAGACAatgcttttatcttttcttttcggGGTTGTGGTTAAGTTATAGGCTGTTTGTGTAAGTTACAGGCGTTGTTTTGTTTCACATGTCGACTAAGACTTTTATAATGAGGTTGAACCCATAAAGTCTTGTTGAGTTTAGATGAATGAAATTGatccaaaattaaaccaaatattaAGTTAGTTTATAACAAGGTTGAATCTAACTGAAAAAAGTTGATATATGTatccgaaaagaaaaaaaaaaagtatccgAAAGcgaataaatttttgtattttgtatatctATCCAAATAAGTTAGTTTATAACAAGGTTTATAAGAATTAAGGTCATATGTATCTAATCATATgaccttctttgtttctcttaatTATGGAACCTTCAGATAAAATTGTGTCCCAAAAGAGTTCATAAATCTAAAGCACCTCCAACCACAACACCAAATTTGGTATTGTAGTCATATTAATTTTGGTGACAAaatgttcaatttttctttttcttaacgtCTAACCACAATGCTAAATTTtacatgaaaaagatgatcctctatttattaaattatcgAAAAGATgcctcttttaatttaatgtattctattattaaattaaaaatttatctttctgattagtaattttaataaatactaatacttttttttgtcaaaaatactAGTTATTCTTATAACTGATTAACTATAATTCTgacattcttttcttttcttttttatttgatatcaagtgacattctttttttttttttttcattaaagctatttatctatttttgtattaattgtcaAGATATATAGATTTATGTTATTAGATCTCCATTCACTCTAAAATTAGgctattttatttactttattttcatCTCTAAAACttttacatacttttttttttttttttttttttttttttttttttttatgtttaatctttctaaatATAGTGTTCTTTTCAATTGCTACAATTCTCCACGTGAGGAGGAGGAGTTTCTGAATAAAAAGCACAATTTTGTTGAAAATCAGACAAAGAGACGATCAGATCCCAATTTGTCTTTGGCACAAGAACCAATCCCACCCACAAGTTTTGGAAATCAGAAAATGAGCGAGCTTCCCGGGAACCCTAAGAAACCCaaactcaaagaagaagaagaagaagaagaagaagaagaagctaatgtcTCTTATAGAGATGAGCAAGAAGAAGTACTTGTCGCTTTAGTAGAGCATCGTTCTAATGAAATCGAGCGTATCAACCATCACATATCTAATTACCAAAccaaggtctctctctctctccccctcctcaaagtttacattttttttcgtttcagtGATTTGATTGATCGGTGGGTTTCTTCAGCTTATTGAAGCAGAGAGAAGTTTACAGAATTCAAAAGCTAAGTTAGCTCAACTTCGTGGAGTTTCTTCAGTTCCATCTAAACCATTGAAGACTTTAAGGAATGTGAGTGAAGACTATGCGTCTCCATCACCTAGCAAGACTTTAAGGCCCTGTGATAGCTCTGATCATCCTAGAACTAGTAGTGCTAGTAGTGTCTCTAAGGCTAAGACTGTTGTTGTGAAGCCAAAATCTGAACCATCTCGTGACAGTCCTAATGTTAAAGATAGAGGGACGAAGAGGAAATTTGGTAAGCACTTCTTGAACATTAGTTTTTCGTATATATATTTGAGGCTTCTTTTAGTGTTGACTGGTTTTGTTGTGTCTTTGTTATTGCAGAGCAAAAGGAGCACAAGGAATTGATTCGGTTGATCGCTAGAAACTCTTCACCAACTACAATCAAGTGTCATACCAGCAATCAGATCTCTAGTCAGCACAAGAGGAAATTAAGAAGCTTGATTCTGTGTCCTGTAAATGAGCAGCTGTTTGCAACAAGGTACATGACTACACGACCCATTAGTCTGCTGTTGGGTGTAAAACATGGGTTCTGTAAAATCTGATCTGtctttatgttttcttgtatcaTTAAGTTCTCTGGATGGCATGGTCAGTTTATGGCAACTGCAGCCTGGAAGGTGAGTTTTTCTCCCACTTTGTTCCCTGTGTCAATGTACTGTATTGATATTAGTTTGTGACTAGCCTCTTACTTGAAGTGAGATTTAGTGCAGGGAAGCTCACGGTACGTGACAAAAATGATGACTTGTAGCTATTTGTATTAAGGATTTATCTTTAGGTTTATGGCCTCAGATTTAGATAGAATTATATGTATTGACATCAGAACTCAAACGGTGCCCCTTGCTTAAAGTTAAATGGAAAGCATATACACCCAACTGCTTTGGTTCATCATAGTTgggtgttgtttttgttgtctatATTGTTTTTATACTAAACAGAAGGATTAAACAAATGGAATAAGTTTGTTAGATGGGTTTAGTATATTAAGTTAACAGAACGTATGTAGCAATTGTGCCAATGTTTGATATAGATCATAATTTAAACGTTCCATCCAAATTAGGTAGCTTTTATGtaggaaatatatatgttttgatatcTTCTATTGATTTGCGGTTAATTTAATTGGCAGATTGGCTGCATCATTGCTTAGTACCACTGACTGTTTGTCTCGAAAACAAAGGAGATGGGCAGAAGATATGGCCTGGCACCCATCTGGGCACACCCTTTTCTCTGTATACGCAGCAGACGATGGTGATTCTCAGATATCGATCTTAAATTTGAACAAGACACGCGGGGTAAGATGTTTCTACACCACATTATTTGAAACTTCACGACGTtgctgatttaaaaaaaaaaagacaaagacaacGCAACACACTAGTATTTTGCTTTTGGAAAGTATCTCAAACTAggtacttttctttttgtgttggtGAAGGTTACTTTCCTGGAAAATAAACCCCACGTAAAAGGGATTATCAACAACATAAAGTTCATGCCTTGGGAAAATACATGCTTTGTCACCGGAGGAAGTGATCATGCTGTTGTACTATGGAACGAGAGtgataatgaagaaaacaaatggaAGTCGAAACCTTTACACAGGAATCTACATTCAGCTGCTGTAATGGGAGTGGACGGGATGAGGAACAAGAACGTTGTTTTATCAGTTGGTGCAGACAAGAGAATATGCGGGTTTGATGTTCAAGTTGGTAGAGCAGACTACAAGCATCAAATAGACTATAAGTGCATGAGCGTTCTCTCCAATCCTTGTGACTTCAATCTTTTCATGGTTCAGTCagggtaagaagaagaacttgtCAAATATGATTTACCAAATTTGCTAGGTACCTTTCACTAACGAAGAAGACTCTTGGCATTGTAATGTCAGGGAACCCGAGAAACAGCTTCGACTGTTTGATATCAGGTTAAGGAAAACAGAACTCCATTCGTTTGGGTGGAAGCAAGACAGCAGTGAATCACAATCAGCTTTGATAAATCAGTCTTGGTCTCCTGATGGTTTATACATAACCTCTGGCTCAGTCGACCCGGTCATCCATGTGTTTGACATCAGGTAACATCTCTGTTCATTTGGGTTAAATAAAGATAGATTTCTTTACATTAATTTTGTGATTTATGGTATTGTTGTTACACTTGTGGTGAAGGTACAATGCTCGTAAGCCAGCACAATCAATAAAAGCGCATCAGAAACGAGTGTTTAAAGCGGAATGGCATTACTCTCAGCCACTTCTCATCTCAATATCTTCTGATCTCAACATTGGTCTGCACAAGATCTCATGAAACTTTTGACCTCTAACATGTCTGTATTCTTCATATCTTTTATTAACTGAGTATACAGGGGTTAAGGTGGCGTAATATTTTATCAGTCATCATTCATaccaattttagttttaggcATAAAACATCATTTACATGTGGATTGAATAAAAAGCTTTACattcaattttataaatgattCGTTTATTTAAACATTACTGCTGCTTTGCCGTGAATTGGCTTTGTCAAATGAGCCATTAGAAATCGTGATTTCACAAGTATGTATTGATTTACCAAGTACAGTACAGTACTTTActtcagaaagaaagaacaaaaaaaaacgtaataaAAATTCAACCTTTTGGCGAAAACATAGAAAACGAAACCTCCAAATTCTAAATCGCTCTAATTTGAGATTTTAGCTGTCCTCCTCCATGTGAGAGCGAAAGGGTTtaagagagatgaagagaatCTCCACTAACGTCCCCGGAATCAGAAGATTCTGCGTCACCTCTCTCTCCTCATCATCCGCTTCAAACCTCACTGGtaaaagtttcttctttatatCCGAATCAGACATTTCTGTAGATTCCATGTCTGGggtttatttaattatcatcAATCTCCAGTTTCCATAGCTTTTTGGGTTGGTTTGTGTttaaagtttctctctttttgtaatttgggACTATTTGGTGACTAAGATTTGATTATTCGATTTGTCGCTGCCAATTGGGCTACAATTCACTCTATAAAGTTTCATGCTTTTGCTTGTAGATCATCGGATGTTGAAACAAGTTCTTGAATCATGCAAAGCTCCTTCAAATTCTAAATGTGTTCTTCAAGCACATGCTCAGATCTTTAAACTTGGATATGGGACATATCCATCTCTTCTTGTCTCCATGGTTGCAGCTTACAGACGCTGCAACCTTTCATATTTTGCTCGCCGGCTTCTTCTTTGGTTCCTCTCTTTGTCTCCTGGTATTTGTAACACGAACCTAATC
It encodes the following:
- the LOC104725602 gene encoding protein tipD-like — its product is MSELPGNPKKPKLKEEEEEEEEEEANVSYRDEQEEVLVALVEHRSNEIERINHHISNYQTKLIEAERSLQNSKAKLAQLRGVSSVPSKPLKTLRNVSEDYASPSPSKTLRPCDSSDHPRTSSASSVSKAKTVVVKPKSEPSRDSPNVKDRGTKRKFEQKEHKELIRLIARNSSPTTIKCHTSNQISSQHKRKLRSLILCPVNEQLFATSSLDGMVSLWQLQPGRLAASLLSTTDCLSRKQRRWAEDMAWHPSGHTLFSVYAADDGDSQISILNLNKTRGVTFLENKPHVKGIINNIKFMPWENTCFVTGGSDHAVVLWNESDNEENKWKSKPLHRNLHSAAVMGVDGMRNKNVVLSVGADKRICGFDVQVGRADYKHQIDYKCMSVLSNPCDFNLFMVQSGEPEKQLRLFDIRLRKTELHSFGWKQDSSESQSALINQSWSPDGLYITSGSVDPVIHVFDIRYNARKPAQSIKAHQKRVFKAEWHYSQPLLISISSDLNIGLHKIS